In the genome of Salinispirillum sp. LH 10-3-1, one region contains:
- a CDS encoding amino acid aminotransferase — MFERVSVAPADPILGLNEAFKAETRAEKINLGVGVFKDAGGNTPILDTVKEAERRLVNSETTKGYLSIEGTAAYAGAVQKLLFGAQAPLLDSGRVTTVQAPGGTGALRIGAEFLVRQLGIKTIWVSDPTWANHNGIFAAAGLTVKTYRYFDADTRGLDIDGMLADLSSAQAGEAVLLHGCCHNPTGVDPTIAQWGQIVKVLQAQDLLPFMDFAYQGFAAGVDEDAAGLRLLVEQMPEVFIASSFSKNFGLYNERVGALTAVAKTPDAATAVLSQLKSIIRAVYSNPPCHGAAVVATILTDPELTARWHEEVAAMRSRILTLRHEFVAGLKAQGVQQDFSFIAEQKGMFSFSGLSKTQVERLRDEYAIYMVGSGRINVAGMNTDRMTYLCKAIAAVL; from the coding sequence ATGTTTGAACGAGTGTCTGTGGCACCTGCTGACCCCATTCTTGGCCTGAACGAAGCATTTAAAGCGGAAACGCGGGCGGAAAAGATCAATCTGGGGGTTGGCGTGTTCAAAGACGCCGGGGGTAATACCCCAATTCTGGACACGGTCAAAGAAGCCGAACGTCGCTTAGTCAACAGCGAAACCACCAAGGGTTATTTGAGCATTGAGGGTACTGCCGCTTATGCCGGTGCCGTGCAGAAATTACTTTTTGGTGCCCAAGCGCCGCTGCTTGACTCCGGTCGTGTCACCACCGTACAGGCGCCAGGCGGTACCGGCGCATTGCGCATTGGTGCGGAATTCCTGGTGCGTCAGTTGGGCATTAAAACCATCTGGGTAAGCGACCCGACGTGGGCCAACCACAACGGTATCTTTGCCGCTGCAGGCCTGACGGTGAAAACCTATCGCTATTTCGACGCTGACACGCGCGGTTTGGATATCGACGGTATGCTGGCTGACTTGTCGTCTGCACAGGCAGGCGAAGCTGTTTTGCTGCATGGCTGCTGTCATAACCCAACCGGTGTTGATCCTACCATTGCGCAGTGGGGTCAGATCGTTAAGGTACTGCAAGCTCAAGACCTGTTGCCTTTCATGGATTTTGCTTACCAAGGCTTTGCCGCCGGGGTGGATGAAGACGCCGCTGGTCTCCGCCTATTGGTGGAGCAGATGCCTGAAGTATTCATCGCCAGCTCCTTTTCTAAAAACTTTGGTCTGTACAATGAGCGTGTTGGTGCACTGACGGCGGTAGCGAAAACTCCCGACGCTGCTACCGCCGTATTGAGCCAGTTAAAGTCCATCATTCGAGCGGTTTATTCAAACCCTCCGTGCCACGGCGCAGCGGTGGTAGCGACCATTCTTACTGATCCAGAACTGACAGCGCGCTGGCACGAAGAAGTAGCCGCCATGCGTTCGCGCATTCTGACACTGCGTCATGAATTTGTGGCCGGTTTGAAGGCGCAAGGCGTGCAGCAAGACTTCAGTTTCATCGCCGAGCAGAAGGGTATGTTCAGCTTCTCTGGCTTGAGCAAAACGCAGGTCGAGCGGTTGCGCGACGAGTACGCTATTTACATGGTGGGGT
- the folE2 gene encoding GTP cyclohydrolase FolE2: MNVKDTQVSQLMPDVAEAGKPVQKGTLDWVGMSGISLPFPLRDAQSERPLQVQAKLNTYVSLDDPNAKGIHMSRLYLSVEQMSRSDAVTPAEFARQLDTFIETHQGLSERASIAAEFDLVTLRSSLKSGNAGHKAYPAAIRASYKDGQAELEMEVNVPYSSTCPCSAALSRQIIQQDFAARFGADGQVNVEDVLAYLATEEGIGATPHSQRSNARVKIKVDPNLTAFPFLSLIDAIEASLNTPVQTAVKREDEQEFARLNARNLMFCEDAARRVTAILNQQSWARDFWLRVDHFESLHAHDATAINSKGVAGGYQPW, from the coding sequence ATGAATGTGAAAGACACTCAAGTGAGCCAACTGATGCCAGACGTTGCCGAGGCCGGCAAACCAGTGCAAAAGGGTACTCTGGATTGGGTTGGAATGAGTGGCATCAGTTTGCCATTTCCGTTGCGCGATGCGCAGTCGGAGCGACCTCTGCAAGTGCAGGCCAAGCTTAATACCTATGTTAGCTTGGATGATCCGAACGCCAAAGGCATTCATATGTCGCGGCTGTATCTGTCGGTTGAGCAAATGTCGAGAAGCGATGCAGTGACGCCTGCTGAGTTTGCTCGTCAATTGGATACCTTTATTGAGACCCATCAAGGGCTGAGTGAGCGCGCCAGCATAGCGGCCGAATTCGACTTGGTGACGCTGCGTTCATCGCTCAAAAGCGGAAATGCAGGGCACAAAGCCTACCCTGCTGCAATTCGTGCGAGCTATAAAGATGGGCAGGCAGAGCTGGAAATGGAAGTGAATGTACCGTATTCCTCCACGTGCCCCTGTTCTGCGGCCCTGTCTCGCCAGATCATCCAACAAGACTTTGCTGCGCGCTTTGGCGCTGACGGTCAAGTAAATGTGGAAGACGTTTTGGCTTATCTGGCCACCGAAGAAGGCATTGGGGCAACTCCGCACAGTCAGCGTTCTAATGCGCGAGTCAAAATCAAAGTTGACCCGAATTTGACGGCATTCCCGTTTTTGTCGTTGATTGATGCGATCGAAGCGTCGTTGAATACGCCGGTACAGACGGCGGTGAAGCGCGAAGACGAACAAGAGTTCGCTCGCCTGAACGCACGAAACCTCATGTTCTGTGAAGACGCGGCACGTCGTGTCACGGCGATCCTCAACCAGCAGAGTTGGGCGCGCGATTTCTGGTTGCGTGTCGACCACTTCGAAAGCCTGCACGCGCACGATGCAACCGCGATCAACAGCAAGGGTGTAGCGGGCGGCTATCAGCCTTGGTAA
- the trmH gene encoding tRNA (guanosine(18)-2'-O)-methyltransferase TrmH: MTPERFQKIRTVLGQRQPDLRVMTDGVHKAQNLSAILRTCDASGVLNLHIAAASGQRTGIWKRSAGGSARWVKRHVHSSGKEAAAHLKQAGFKLYAAHLSAQAVDYRDVDYTLPCAIVMGAEKEGVSAEVIAEIDAEITIPMFGMVESYNVSVAAALILSEAQQQRQRAGLYQGPSRLPADEYTATLFEWCHPKMARYCQQHSLPYPPLDDDGDIANPSQWYADVRANRIRESIGATD; this comes from the coding sequence ATGACGCCCGAACGCTTCCAGAAAATCCGCACCGTATTAGGCCAACGCCAGCCCGACTTAAGGGTAATGACCGACGGCGTACATAAAGCCCAGAACCTCTCAGCGATACTGCGCACCTGTGATGCCAGTGGTGTACTTAATCTGCATATTGCAGCCGCCAGCGGACAGCGCACCGGTATTTGGAAGCGCAGTGCCGGTGGCAGTGCACGCTGGGTGAAACGTCATGTCCACAGCAGTGGCAAAGAAGCAGCCGCTCATTTAAAACAGGCTGGTTTCAAACTCTATGCTGCACATCTGTCTGCACAGGCGGTAGACTATCGCGACGTCGACTACACCCTGCCATGCGCCATTGTGATGGGTGCCGAGAAAGAGGGAGTGAGTGCAGAAGTCATCGCGGAGATAGACGCTGAAATCACCATTCCTATGTTTGGTATGGTCGAATCGTACAATGTGTCGGTGGCCGCAGCCTTGATTCTTTCCGAGGCGCAACAACAGCGTCAACGCGCCGGCTTATATCAGGGCCCTTCGCGCTTACCAGCGGATGAATATACCGCTACACTGTTTGAGTGGTGCCATCCTAAGATGGCACGGTACTGCCAGCAACACAGCCTTCCTTACCCGCCATTGGATGATGACGGCGATATCGCCAACCCGTCGCAATGGTACGCTGACGTGCGAGCCAACCGAATCCGCGAATCCATTGGAGCAACCGATTAA
- a CDS encoding cation diffusion facilitator family transporter, translating into MTTINRRDERGSAMQKVTWISTAVDLLLSVLKLVVGFLVRSPALIADGIHSLSDLLTDFLVLIINKVAHSEPDEDHPYGHARFETLGTVILGIVLTAVGIGLAWDNIIRLLAGDAPSNPSIWAIGVAAVSLVAKELLFRYGMRWAKKLNSALLEANAWHSRSDAWSSLVVLIGVVATWFGYGWIESWAALIVAVLIGKMGIELGWNALQDLADRAIPQDIQNRIRQEIKAVPGVDNVHHLRTRLMGNEIFIDVHIQVGNFISVSEGHQIGDYVIARLRRNFPDLTDITLHVDPEDDAAIERPGMAPLRPDIMSAMDKYPALSDHQRMQIHYRRQRARLELYFVDAPATDCIREREQALQELDWLEDIELYQSARR; encoded by the coding sequence ATGACCACCATTAACCGCCGTGATGAACGCGGTTCCGCCATGCAGAAAGTCACCTGGATCAGTACCGCAGTTGATTTACTTCTGTCCGTACTCAAGTTGGTGGTCGGTTTTCTCGTCCGCTCGCCCGCACTGATCGCGGATGGTATTCACAGCCTGTCTGACCTGCTGACCGACTTCTTGGTCTTAATCATCAACAAGGTTGCGCATTCCGAGCCGGACGAAGACCACCCTTACGGGCACGCCCGTTTCGAGACTCTAGGCACCGTTATTCTAGGCATCGTCTTGACAGCTGTCGGTATTGGGCTGGCATGGGACAACATCATCAGGCTCCTTGCTGGTGACGCACCCAGCAACCCGAGCATCTGGGCCATCGGCGTTGCAGCGGTGTCGTTGGTCGCCAAGGAGCTCTTGTTTCGCTACGGCATGCGGTGGGCGAAAAAGCTGAATTCCGCGCTATTGGAAGCCAATGCATGGCACAGCCGCAGTGACGCCTGGTCCAGCCTCGTGGTGCTGATCGGCGTGGTGGCCACGTGGTTCGGTTATGGCTGGATAGAGTCTTGGGCGGCACTGATCGTCGCGGTACTGATTGGTAAAATGGGTATTGAGCTGGGCTGGAATGCATTACAAGACCTCGCCGACCGTGCCATTCCGCAAGACATCCAGAACCGGATTCGTCAGGAAATTAAGGCGGTACCTGGCGTTGATAACGTGCACCACCTACGCACTCGCCTGATGGGCAACGAAATTTTCATCGATGTGCATATTCAGGTAGGCAATTTTATTTCGGTATCCGAAGGTCACCAGATTGGTGACTATGTGATTGCCCGTCTGAGACGCAACTTCCCAGACCTGACAGACATAACCTTGCACGTTGACCCAGAGGATGACGCCGCCATTGAGCGACCAGGCATGGCCCCGCTTCGCCCGGATATCATGTCCGCTATGGACAAGTACCCGGCCTTAAGTGACCACCAACGCATGCAAATACATTACCGCCGTCAGCGGGCGCGGCTTGAGCTTTATTTTGTGGATGCACCGGCTACCGATTGCATACGAGAGCGTGAACAAGCTCTGCAAGAATTGGATTGGCTGGAAGATATTGAGTTGTATCAGAGTGCTCGCCGCTGA
- a CDS encoding DUF2914 domain-containing protein: MKRLMLCLATVWLSFSVAHAGNHGEPVELVGEVARAIFTTGIDDREPVDQLDVIPAGLGSVYLFTDLRDFTGQRVLHRWMYNERVESEVGFNVGGPRWRTWSSKTIPASQSGEWRVDIIDGEGFIVESHYINAE; this comes from the coding sequence ATGAAACGTCTTATGTTGTGTTTAGCGACCGTCTGGCTGTCATTCAGTGTGGCACACGCCGGTAATCATGGGGAACCTGTGGAGCTCGTCGGTGAAGTGGCCCGGGCTATTTTCACTACGGGCATTGATGATCGTGAGCCGGTTGATCAATTGGATGTCATTCCCGCAGGTTTGGGCAGTGTGTACCTGTTTACTGACCTGCGTGATTTTACTGGACAGCGTGTGTTGCATCGCTGGATGTACAACGAACGCGTTGAGTCCGAAGTAGGATTCAATGTGGGTGGCCCACGCTGGCGCACTTGGTCGTCGAAGACCATCCCGGCATCACAATCGGGTGAGTGGCGCGTGGATATTATTGATGGCGAAGGCTTTATTGTTGAGTCGCACTACATCAATGCTGAGTAA
- the aroC gene encoding chorismate synthase, with amino-acid sequence MSGNTFGKLFTLTSFGESHGPALGAIVDGCPPGLEISEADLQIDLDRRKPGQSRYTTQRREADQVRILSGVFEGKTTGTSIGLMIENTDQRSKDYSNIQDTYRPAHADYTYDQKYGFRDYRGGGRSSARETAMRVAAGAIAKKYLREQLGVEIRGYLSQLGPIELAPIDLSIVNDNAFFCPDPDKIPQLEEYMQALIKEGNSVGAKVSVVASGLPVGLGEPIFDRLDAELAHALMSINAVKGVEIGDGFASVAQKGTEHRDEMTPEGFLSNHAGGILGGISTGQDIIAHLALKPTSSLRLPGRSIDRKGNAISVETKGRHDPCVGIRATPIAEAMMALVLMDHFLRHRGQNSGVVPPLPPIA; translated from the coding sequence ATGTCAGGTAACACCTTTGGTAAACTGTTTACCCTTACGTCCTTTGGCGAAAGTCATGGCCCTGCTTTAGGTGCCATTGTAGATGGCTGTCCGCCGGGCTTGGAAATCTCCGAAGCTGACTTGCAGATAGATTTGGACCGACGTAAACCCGGTCAATCGCGCTACACCACGCAGCGCCGTGAGGCTGATCAGGTGCGCATTCTGTCGGGCGTGTTCGAAGGTAAGACCACAGGCACTTCAATTGGCTTGATGATTGAAAATACCGATCAGCGCTCTAAAGACTATTCAAATATTCAAGACACCTATCGCCCAGCGCATGCCGACTACACGTACGATCAAAAATACGGGTTTCGTGACTACCGTGGTGGTGGTCGCTCGTCGGCGCGCGAAACCGCTATGCGTGTAGCTGCCGGAGCCATTGCGAAGAAGTATCTGCGTGAGCAACTGGGTGTGGAAATACGCGGTTATTTGTCCCAGTTAGGCCCCATAGAGCTGGCCCCCATTGATTTATCCATCGTCAATGACAATGCTTTTTTCTGCCCAGACCCGGATAAAATTCCGCAACTGGAAGAGTACATGCAGGCGCTGATCAAAGAGGGTAATTCGGTGGGTGCCAAGGTCAGTGTCGTGGCTTCTGGGTTACCCGTGGGTTTAGGAGAGCCGATATTCGACCGTTTAGACGCCGAGTTAGCCCACGCGTTGATGAGCATCAACGCAGTTAAAGGTGTAGAAATTGGTGATGGCTTCGCCTCGGTCGCGCAGAAGGGCACTGAACACCGCGATGAGATGACCCCGGAAGGTTTTCTCAGTAATCACGCTGGGGGCATTCTGGGAGGTATCAGTACCGGCCAGGATATCATTGCGCACCTTGCCCTCAAACCGACCTCGAGCTTGCGGTTACCCGGCCGGAGTATTGATCGAAAAGGTAACGCTATCTCGGTAGAAACCAAGGGTCGCCACGATCCTTGCGTCGGTATTCGTGCGACTCCGATCGCTGAAGCCATGATGGCCTTGGTGCTGATGGACCATTTTCTGCGTCATCGCGGCCAGAACAGTGGTGTGGTGCCGCCGCTGCCACCGATTGCCTGA
- the prmB gene encoding 50S ribosomal protein L3 N(5)-glutamine methyltransferase — protein MEHQDLLPHWQHPEEYLTLSTVGDFVRWCSSEMTRHGVYFGHGSDNAWDEASFLVLSAIAQPLTAGPELLTLTLLPSERHRVAQWLGQRIEQRLPLPYITGEAWFAGLPFYVSPDVLIPRSPFGEILANHASPWLQNEPASILDMCTGSGCIGIAAAFEFPDALVDLADISRTALDVAERNIRRHQVDDRVRAVESDLFVALAGRQYDLILANPPYVDAEDLADMPAEYQHEPALALGSGKDGLDLTRRMLAEAADFLTPGGLLFVEVGNSAAAMDAAFPNLPLTWLEFEQGGHGICVISREDLIGDF, from the coding sequence TTGGAGCACCAAGACTTGTTGCCACATTGGCAACACCCCGAAGAATATCTGACCCTGAGCACCGTAGGCGATTTCGTCCGCTGGTGCAGCAGTGAGATGACGCGTCACGGCGTGTATTTTGGGCACGGCTCAGACAATGCTTGGGATGAAGCCAGCTTCCTTGTGTTGTCGGCGATCGCTCAACCACTCACGGCTGGTCCGGAACTATTGACGCTCACCTTGTTGCCGAGCGAGCGCCACAGGGTGGCGCAGTGGCTCGGCCAGCGCATCGAACAGCGCCTACCGCTGCCATACATCACTGGCGAAGCCTGGTTCGCCGGATTGCCGTTCTATGTATCACCGGATGTGTTGATACCGCGTTCGCCATTTGGCGAAATTTTGGCGAATCATGCCAGTCCTTGGTTGCAAAACGAACCCGCCAGTATTCTGGATATGTGCACTGGTTCGGGTTGTATTGGTATTGCGGCGGCCTTTGAGTTTCCAGATGCCTTGGTCGATCTGGCAGACATCAGTCGGACAGCACTGGATGTAGCGGAACGTAATATCCGGCGCCATCAGGTTGACGACCGTGTGCGGGCCGTTGAGTCTGACTTGTTCGTCGCGCTGGCCGGGCGTCAGTATGATCTGATACTCGCTAATCCTCCCTATGTTGATGCTGAAGACCTCGCTGACATGCCCGCCGAATACCAGCACGAACCGGCGCTGGCGCTGGGTTCCGGTAAGGATGGCTTGGATCTGACGCGGCGGATGTTGGCCGAGGCCGCTGATTTCCTGACACCCGGAGGACTGCTGTTCGTTGAAGTCGGCAACAGTGCTGCCGCCATGGATGCGGCGTTTCCCAACCTACCACTGACGTGGTTGGAGTTCGAGCAGGGCGGTCATGGCATTTGTGTGATCAGTCGGGAAGACTTGATCGGCGATTTCTAA
- a CDS encoding DUF4892 domain-containing protein has product MNKIWLTGVAVALSLALPSNAWASSVADVLRGFQPSRLMDQSVETEPQQFWWLKSAVKRIGSDYVADNEERLEVQRLRWELYEISSNHSEAAIYERIMETWKAEGYEETFSCRAVSCGSSQHWAVHVFGIPMLYGLNRNQFYSTGKVDGNIRVLYVVRRGTQTNYVYWLEASQQLSSDVIPDRLRAGAAIRATDYEPDVWLDILDRHPEWSLMLVGHDYSSSLGQARAAGQAAADQVRDRWTSAGVAGDRVNVDSVGYLAPNDANPQARVKVILPPQYR; this is encoded by the coding sequence ATGAATAAAATTTGGCTGACTGGGGTCGCTGTGGCCTTGTCACTTGCTTTACCCTCGAACGCATGGGCTTCGTCCGTGGCGGACGTGTTACGTGGTTTCCAGCCGTCTCGGTTGATGGACCAGAGTGTGGAGACAGAGCCGCAGCAGTTTTGGTGGCTCAAGAGTGCGGTAAAACGCATTGGTAGCGATTATGTGGCCGATAACGAGGAGCGTCTCGAAGTTCAGCGTTTGCGTTGGGAGTTGTACGAAATCTCCAGCAATCACAGCGAAGCTGCCATTTACGAGCGCATCATGGAGACGTGGAAGGCAGAGGGCTATGAAGAAACCTTCAGCTGTCGTGCTGTTAGCTGTGGCTCCAGCCAGCATTGGGCGGTTCATGTATTTGGCATCCCGATGCTGTATGGCCTGAACCGCAATCAGTTCTATTCTACCGGCAAAGTGGATGGCAATATACGCGTGCTGTATGTCGTGCGGCGCGGTACCCAGACCAACTATGTCTATTGGCTGGAGGCTTCACAGCAACTGAGCAGTGATGTCATACCTGATCGTTTGCGCGCCGGTGCCGCCATCAGGGCAACCGATTACGAGCCCGATGTATGGCTTGATATCCTCGACCGCCATCCGGAGTGGTCGTTGATGTTGGTCGGACACGATTACAGTTCATCGTTAGGGCAAGCACGGGCAGCTGGCCAGGCGGCAGCAGATCAAGTGCGGGACCGTTGGACGTCGGCTGGCGTGGCCGGTGATCGAGTCAATGTTGACTCGGTAGGCTACCTCGCCCCGAATGATGCCAACCCGCAAGCGCGCGTTAAAGTCATTCTGCCGCCGCAGTATCGGTAG
- a CDS encoding alpha/beta fold hydrolase: protein MREKKHELLGLTLAECQWGSGNFPVFALHGWQDNAASFAALGEALERKSSDYQLIAIDLPGHGHSSHFPASQFYNLWDYIPVLVARLELAAAPVWLLGHSLGGMLGTLIAALRPDLVRGIVTLDIVGLATDPVDRQLERYLASLTEQLQPIKRLAPAASLAAAIARRARIGSPVSAPANAQLTSRGVCCVGEGEAAEWHFRLDPRVRIGSVWRMLDDQAKALTARLTCPWHAILGESGFFSPNIVERLRLELPITTVTWWPGGHHFHMESQPDELWLTLEQRITL from the coding sequence ATGCGTGAGAAGAAGCACGAGCTGTTAGGGCTAACACTGGCAGAATGCCAGTGGGGCAGTGGAAACTTTCCTGTATTTGCGCTGCACGGTTGGCAAGACAATGCCGCCAGTTTTGCGGCGTTAGGTGAAGCGTTAGAGCGCAAATCGTCCGACTACCAATTGATCGCTATTGATTTGCCGGGGCACGGTCATTCAAGCCACTTTCCTGCGTCGCAGTTTTATAATCTGTGGGACTATATTCCCGTTTTGGTCGCCAGACTGGAACTGGCCGCAGCACCGGTTTGGCTTTTGGGCCATTCGCTAGGGGGGATGCTCGGCACTCTGATTGCTGCTCTTCGGCCCGATTTAGTGCGTGGCATTGTGACCCTTGATATCGTTGGCCTCGCCACTGATCCTGTTGACCGTCAGTTAGAGCGCTACTTGGCGTCCCTTACAGAACAATTACAACCTATAAAACGCTTGGCTCCGGCGGCCAGTTTAGCCGCGGCGATTGCGCGTCGTGCACGCATTGGCAGCCCAGTCAGCGCGCCAGCAAATGCGCAGCTGACCTCGCGTGGAGTGTGTTGTGTTGGTGAGGGTGAGGCAGCCGAATGGCATTTTCGACTGGACCCAAGAGTCCGAATTGGGTCGGTTTGGCGTATGTTAGATGACCAAGCCAAAGCGCTGACAGCCAGACTTACTTGCCCTTGGCACGCTATACTAGGCGAGTCTGGGTTTTTCTCTCCCAACATTGTGGAACGCTTACGACTTGAGTTGCCAATAACGACTGTGACTTGGTGGCCTGGAGGTCATCATTTTCATATGGAGTCACAGCCCGACGAATTGTGGCTAACCCTAGAGCAGAGGATAACACTATGA
- a CDS encoding alpha/beta fold hydrolase — translation MTKPILHFAHANGFPVATYRRFLTPFQSTYDLAMTDFIGHHPQYPVTNNWFKLCDHLIHDIEQHGEPVVGVGHSLGGGLMFMSSLLRPDLFKSVLVLDVPLMTFWESSMFALMKRTPWLDKVTPAGRASRRRAEWQTQEDAFAYWRTRPLFRRFPDDVLWDYVHAVTELNEHGLWSLRFRPEIEASIFRTYPTNWVRHYHKRHDGLQVVVGEDTRLVKAHHVRLMRERLGIPVHQVPGGHLFPLELPEASAEFLLTLLARKEAVADA, via the coding sequence ATGACCAAGCCTATATTGCATTTCGCGCACGCCAATGGTTTTCCAGTGGCAACTTATCGGCGGTTTTTGACGCCTTTTCAGTCGACATACGATTTGGCGATGACGGATTTTATCGGGCATCATCCGCAATACCCTGTAACCAATAATTGGTTCAAGCTCTGTGATCATTTGATTCATGATATAGAACAACATGGAGAGCCGGTGGTCGGTGTAGGGCATTCGTTGGGCGGTGGTTTGATGTTTATGTCATCGTTATTACGGCCTGACTTGTTCAAGTCTGTATTGGTGTTGGACGTGCCCTTGATGACGTTCTGGGAATCGTCCATGTTTGCCCTGATGAAACGAACTCCTTGGCTGGACAAGGTTACGCCTGCCGGTCGAGCTTCTCGTCGCCGCGCAGAATGGCAGACGCAGGAAGATGCCTTTGCCTATTGGCGAACGCGCCCGCTGTTTCGGCGTTTTCCTGACGATGTACTGTGGGACTACGTTCATGCGGTTACCGAGCTCAATGAGCACGGGCTTTGGTCTTTGCGCTTTCGACCCGAGATCGAAGCCAGTATTTTTCGTACGTACCCAACCAATTGGGTACGCCACTATCATAAACGCCATGACGGCTTGCAGGTCGTGGTCGGTGAAGACACTCGGCTCGTTAAAGCACATCATGTGCGGTTGATGCGCGAACGCTTAGGTATTCCGGTTCACCAGGTGCCTGGCGGGCATTTGTTTCCCCTTGAGTTGCCTGAGGCGTCGGCAGAATTTCTGTTGACCTTGCTCGCGCGTAAAGAGGCCGTGGCAGATGCGTGA
- the sixA gene encoding phosphohistidine phosphatase SixA, translated as MIELYLLRHGEAEPRATHDSQRRLTPHGQAEVLAAAEHLPAQLDVLLHSPYLRTHESALQVLKQRSASTVQVADWLTPEAPVDMALEQLSQYSGSVLLVTHNPLVSYLAARLSGQSVNQTSFGTGSLAHLQGDDVLPANLSFAWL; from the coding sequence ATGATTGAGTTGTATTTGTTGCGGCATGGGGAAGCTGAGCCGAGAGCGACACACGACTCTCAGCGCCGTTTGACGCCGCACGGGCAAGCAGAGGTGTTGGCCGCAGCCGAGCACCTGCCAGCCCAGCTGGATGTTCTGCTGCATAGCCCTTATTTGCGCACGCATGAAAGTGCACTGCAGGTGCTCAAGCAACGCAGCGCCTCGACTGTGCAGGTAGCCGATTGGCTAACGCCTGAAGCACCGGTCGATATGGCGCTAGAACAACTGTCTCAGTACAGCGGTTCGGTATTGTTGGTTACCCATAATCCACTGGTCAGTTATCTGGCGGCACGCCTCAGTGGGCAGTCGGTCAATCAGACGAGCTTTGGTACGGGTTCGCTGGCGCACTTGCAGGGCGATGACGTACTGCCAGCAAACTTGTCGTTTGCATGGTTGTGA
- a CDS encoding DUF4389 domain-containing protein: MSSNERSKWEYLLFRVLYMILFWLVSRIAWVFLGIFALVQLVFVMVRGEKQPTLLEISASTVTFVEQCATYLTFNSEYKPFPFNDWPEVSVREGAEPGND; the protein is encoded by the coding sequence ATGTCTAGTAACGAGAGAAGTAAGTGGGAATATTTGTTATTTCGTGTGCTGTACATGATTTTATTCTGGCTGGTCAGCCGCATCGCGTGGGTATTTCTCGGCATCTTTGCCTTAGTGCAATTAGTATTTGTGATGGTGCGTGGTGAGAAGCAGCCCACATTGCTAGAGATATCTGCCAGCACGGTTACCTTTGTGGAGCAGTGCGCCACCTACCTGACCTTCAACTCCGAATACAAACCCTTTCCGTTTAATGACTGGCCAGAGGTGTCGGTGCGTGAGGGTGCGGAACCTGGCAATGATTGA